A window of the Pedobacter frigiditerrae genome harbors these coding sequences:
- a CDS encoding SulP family inorganic anion transporter, with protein MGNEHSTSSRFEVKKYILKKNLKKDLPSSVVVFLVALPLCLGIALASGAPLFAGLIAGIVGGVVVGLLSGSQLSVSGPAAGLTAIVLGAIASLGSYQIFLLALVLAGVFQLVLGLIRAGTIGNYFPSSVITGMLAGIGLLLIRKQLSHAVGYDKDYFLDESISQKGAENAMSAVENAFNSISLTATIISVASLLILIYWPKIKKLNVVPAPFVVVALGITVAIVSKNSNYALAQEHMVNIPIFSGWEEFKGLFTSPDFSAVGRWDVWVVAATIAVVASLETLLGIEAVDKMDPIKRVTPTNRELIAQGLGNITSGMLGGLPMTSVIVRSSANVNAGARTKMSAVYHGLLLLLSLLLIPGIINMIPLACLAAILLFTGYKLTRISLFKDMYQKGWDQFIPFLVTVLAVVLTDLLKGVAIGMAFSIFYLLRTNMRNPFFYKVQEEGNKKNIRIKLAEEVSFLNKAAIQVLLTGIPKETNVIIDGSNARYIDPDVLETIFNYKHNAYTKGIIVTLEHIKSNYVVPKLNNKIVEEINN; from the coding sequence ATGGGAAATGAGCATTCGACCTCTTCTAGGTTCGAAGTAAAAAAATATATATTAAAAAAGAATTTAAAGAAAGACTTGCCTTCAAGTGTAGTAGTCTTTCTGGTAGCATTGCCACTATGTTTAGGCATTGCTTTAGCTTCTGGCGCACCTTTGTTTGCTGGCTTAATTGCTGGTATTGTGGGTGGTGTAGTAGTTGGTTTGTTAAGTGGGTCGCAATTAAGTGTTAGCGGTCCGGCAGCGGGTTTAACGGCTATAGTTTTAGGTGCAATTGCTAGTTTGGGCAGTTACCAGATATTCCTGCTTGCGTTGGTTTTGGCAGGGGTTTTTCAATTGGTGCTCGGTCTTATTAGGGCCGGCACCATTGGAAATTATTTTCCGTCAAGTGTAATTACAGGAATGCTAGCAGGTATTGGGCTATTGCTTATCCGTAAGCAATTATCTCATGCTGTCGGTTACGACAAAGACTATTTTCTAGATGAAAGCATTAGTCAAAAAGGTGCGGAGAATGCTATGTCAGCTGTCGAAAATGCATTTAACTCAATAAGCTTAACTGCAACAATTATAAGTGTAGCATCCTTACTGATTCTTATTTATTGGCCAAAAATTAAAAAGCTAAATGTAGTTCCTGCGCCTTTTGTTGTAGTTGCGTTGGGTATTACTGTAGCTATCGTATCCAAAAACAGTAATTATGCGCTTGCACAAGAACACATGGTAAATATTCCAATATTTAGCGGTTGGGAAGAATTTAAAGGATTGTTCACTAGTCCAGATTTTTCAGCTGTTGGCAGATGGGATGTTTGGGTTGTTGCAGCTACAATTGCTGTGGTGGCTAGTTTGGAGACGTTATTGGGAATTGAGGCTGTAGATAAAATGGATCCTATCAAACGAGTTACACCAACCAATCGTGAATTGATAGCGCAAGGCCTTGGTAACATTACAAGTGGTATGCTCGGCGGTTTACCAATGACATCAGTAATTGTGAGAAGCTCTGCAAACGTAAATGCTGGAGCAAGAACTAAAATGTCTGCTGTATACCATGGGTTATTATTGCTTTTATCACTTTTATTAATTCCAGGTATCATAAATATGATTCCTTTAGCCTGTTTAGCTGCAATATTACTCTTTACTGGATATAAATTAACACGAATTTCCTTGTTTAAGGATATGTATCAAAAAGGTTGGGACCAATTTATTCCGTTTTTGGTAACTGTTTTGGCAGTGGTATTAACAGACCTATTAAAAGGAGTAGCAATTGGTATGGCATTCTCTATTTTCTATTTATTGCGTACCAATATGCGTAATCCGTTCTTCTATAAAGTTCAAGAAGAAGGTAATAAAAAGAACATTAGAATTAAACTAGCGGAAGAAGTTTCCTTTTTAAATAAAGCAGCGATTCAGGTATTATTAACAGGAATACCAAAAGAAACAAATGTAATTATTGATGGTTCAAATGCAAGGTATATAGACCCAGATGTTTTAGAAACCATATTTAATTACAAGCATAATGCATATACCAAAGGCATTATCGTAACTTTAGAGCACATAAAGAGTAATTATGTTGTTCCTAAATTAAATAACAAAATTGTAGAAGAAATTAATAACTAG
- a CDS encoding carbonic anhydrase — protein MKAHTLETQTSITPEKAFEILKEGNERFVQNLKTNRDLLAQVNDTRAGQWPFAVILSCIDSRTSAELIFDQGLGDIFSVRIAGNFVNQDILGSMEFGCNVAGSKLIVVLGHSKCGALKGGLDAAAIRETGMKNLSHLVDHFNPIIDEIITEGEERSSKNNDLLERLNVQNVKQTMADIRNQSTTLNQMEKDGKIKIVGANYNVETGIVSWL, from the coding sequence ATGAAGGCACATACTTTAGAAACACAAACATCAATTACCCCTGAAAAAGCATTTGAAATACTAAAAGAAGGTAATGAAAGATTTGTACAAAATTTAAAAACGAATAGGGATTTATTAGCACAAGTAAATGATACCAGGGCAGGACAATGGCCATTTGCCGTAATATTAAGCTGCATAGACAGTCGTACTTCTGCAGAATTAATCTTTGACCAAGGGCTAGGAGATATTTTTAGTGTAAGAATTGCTGGAAATTTTGTAAATCAAGACATTTTAGGTTCTATGGAGTTTGGTTGTAACGTTGCAGGTTCTAAATTGATTGTAGTTTTAGGGCACTCTAAATGCGGTGCTTTAAAGGGAGGATTGGATGCTGCTGCAATCCGTGAGACAGGAATGAAAAACCTTAGCCATTTAGTAGATCATTTTAACCCAATTATTGATGAAATTATTACCGAAGGAGAAGAACGTTCATCTAAAAATAATGATTTGTTGGAAAGATTAAACGTGCAAAATGTAAAACAAACCATGGCTGATATCCGCAACCAAAGTACCACTTTAAACCAAATGGAAAAAGATGGAAAAATAAAAATTGTTGGTGCAAATTATAATGTAGAAACTGGTATTGTAAGCTGGTTATAG
- a CDS encoding carbonic anhydrase, producing the protein MCAKTIETKDITYDSLLQGNVDWVEDMIKADPTYFDKLSTGQSPPVLWIGCSDSRVPANQITNTMPGDIFVHRNIANVVVHTDMNMLSVLDYSVNVLKVKHVIVCGHYGCGGVNAALGNKQVGIIDNWLRNIRDVYRMHEREMSTIKDPEQKSNRMVELNAIEGAANVMNTSIVQNAWSNGQELSVHAWVYSLKTGKIKDLKVSSHSLDDVSPAFKVGI; encoded by the coding sequence ATGTGCGCAAAAACAATAGAAACAAAAGATATTACATACGATAGCCTTTTACAAGGCAATGTAGACTGGGTAGAAGATATGATAAAAGCAGACCCCACTTATTTTGACAAATTATCTACTGGTCAAAGTCCACCAGTTTTATGGATAGGTTGTTCAGATAGCCGTGTACCTGCAAATCAAATTACCAATACAATGCCTGGAGATATTTTTGTACACAGAAACATAGCAAACGTTGTTGTACATACAGATATGAACATGCTAAGTGTACTTGATTATTCAGTTAATGTTTTAAAAGTAAAACATGTAATTGTTTGCGGTCATTATGGCTGTGGTGGTGTAAATGCTGCTTTAGGGAACAAACAAGTGGGTATTATCGATAATTGGTTAAGAAACATTAGAGATGTTTATCGCATGCATGAGAGAGAAATGTCTACCATAAAAGACCCAGAACAAAAGTCGAATAGAATGGTTGAACTAAATGCAATAGAAGGAGCAGCGAATGTGATGAATACTTCAATTGTGCAAAATGCTTGGTCAAACGGGCAAGAGCTATCGGTGCATGCTTGGGTTTACAGTTTAAAAACTGGCAAAATTAAAGACTTAAAAGTGAGTAGTCACAGTCTTGATGATGTTTCACCAGCCTTTAAAGTTGGTATTTAA
- the pruA gene encoding L-glutamate gamma-semialdehyde dehydrogenase, whose product MLKGFFNVPAPVNETILGYAPGSKERELLKEALADSRSKVIEIPMYIGGEEVFTEEKGKITPPHDHQHLLANYSKGNKNHVSQAIDAALAAKADWENLAWEHRAAIFLKAADLIAGPYRYKLNAATMLGQSKNAYQAEIDSACELIDFLRFNVEYMSQIYKQQPPVSPRGSWNRLEQRPLEGFVFALTPFNFTAIAGNLPTSAAMMGNVVVWKPANTQIFAANVLMQIFREAGLPDGVINLVYVSGPDAGDVIFSHPDFAGIHFTGSTGVFQDIWKTIGNNIHKFKTYPRIVGETGGKDFILIHGSADAEVSSTAIIRGAFEYQGQKCSAASRVYIAKSVWPEVKKFMQRDLATFKMGGTEDFSNFINAVIDEKSFNSLAKYIDAAKQDKGVEIIAGGNYDKTKGYFIEPTVLVVDDPKYTTMCEELFGPVLTIFVYDDKDFDKTLDIIDSTSIYALTGAVIGQDRYALEKATQRLRNAAGNFYINDKCTGAVVGQQPFGGARGSGTNDKAGSMINLLRWVSPRTIKETFDPPKDYRYPFLAE is encoded by the coding sequence ATGCTTAAAGGATTTTTTAACGTACCAGCACCTGTTAACGAGACCATTTTGGGTTATGCACCAGGAAGCAAAGAACGCGAATTATTAAAAGAAGCATTGGCTGATAGTCGCTCAAAAGTGATTGAAATTCCAATGTATATTGGCGGAGAAGAAGTTTTTACTGAAGAAAAAGGAAAAATTACTCCTCCACATGACCACCAACATTTACTAGCTAATTACAGTAAAGGAAACAAAAACCATGTTAGCCAAGCAATTGATGCTGCCTTAGCTGCAAAAGCAGATTGGGAAAATTTAGCATGGGAACATAGAGCTGCGATTTTCTTAAAAGCGGCCGATTTAATTGCTGGTCCTTATCGTTATAAATTAAATGCTGCAACCATGTTGGGGCAAAGCAAAAATGCATATCAGGCAGAAATCGATTCGGCTTGTGAATTGATTGACTTTCTACGTTTCAACGTAGAATACATGTCGCAGATTTACAAACAACAACCTCCAGTTTCACCTCGTGGTAGTTGGAATAGATTAGAGCAACGCCCGTTAGAAGGATTTGTTTTCGCTTTAACTCCATTTAACTTTACTGCAATTGCAGGAAATTTACCTACTTCTGCTGCTATGATGGGCAATGTTGTAGTTTGGAAACCAGCAAACACTCAAATTTTTGCAGCTAATGTTTTAATGCAAATTTTCCGCGAAGCGGGATTACCTGATGGTGTAATTAATTTAGTGTATGTTTCTGGTCCAGATGCTGGAGATGTAATTTTCTCTCACCCAGATTTTGCAGGAATTCACTTTACAGGCTCTACTGGTGTATTTCAAGACATTTGGAAAACAATTGGAAATAACATTCATAAATTTAAAACATACCCTAGAATTGTTGGCGAAACTGGAGGTAAAGATTTTATCTTAATCCACGGCTCTGCAGATGCTGAAGTTTCTAGCACAGCAATTATTCGTGGCGCTTTCGAATATCAAGGTCAAAAATGTTCTGCAGCAAGTAGAGTTTACATTGCAAAAAGTGTTTGGCCAGAAGTTAAGAAATTCATGCAACGCGATTTGGCTACATTCAAAATGGGCGGAACAGAAGATTTCAGTAATTTCATTAATGCAGTTATTGATGAGAAATCATTTAACAGCTTAGCTAAATATATTGATGCTGCCAAACAAGATAAAGGCGTAGAAATTATTGCTGGTGGAAATTACGATAAGACTAAAGGTTATTTCATTGAACCAACTGTTTTAGTAGTTGATGACCCGAAATATACTACCATGTGCGAAGAGCTTTTCGGTCCCGTTTTAACCATTTTTGTATACGATGATAAGGATTTCGATAAAACTTTAGATATTATTGACAGCACTTCTATTTATGCTTTAACTGGTGCCGTAATTGGTCAAGACAGATACGCTTTGGAAAAAGCTACTCAACGTTTACGTAACGCTGCTGGTAATTTTTACATCAACGATAAATGTACAGGAGCAGTCGTTGGTCAACAGCCTTTTGGTGGCGCAAGAGGAAGCGGTACAAATGATAAAGCTGGTTCGATGATTAACCTGTTGCGTTGGGTTTCTCCAAGAACAATTAAGGAAACATTTGACCCACCTAAAGATTATCGCTACCCATTTTTAGCTGAGTAA
- a CDS encoding type II toxin-antitoxin system RelE/ParE family toxin: MEIKWSRLAIKQLFDIIQYLEENDSVDYAEKLEKKVLSKIKSLPQKIEIYQLDRLKQANDGNFYAFEIDSYRISYRQLQKEIRILRIRHSSRRPFTR, encoded by the coding sequence ATGGAAATTAAATGGAGTAGGCTTGCCATTAAACAGTTATTCGATATTATCCAATATTTGGAAGAGAATGATTCAGTCGATTATGCTGAAAAACTAGAAAAGAAAGTTCTCTCAAAAATTAAATCATTACCTCAAAAAATAGAAATATATCAACTCGATAGACTTAAACAGGCAAATGACGGAAATTTTTATGCTTTTGAAATTGATAGCTACAGGATTTCTTATAGGCAATTACAAAAGGAGATTAGGATATTAAGAATACGCCATTCGAGTAGGAGACCATTTACTCGCTAG
- a CDS encoding OmpA family protein produces MKQLFFIILTVLSFKAYGQKPYQLQGSEVLTGKEIIFKTGIAELEKSSDEALQIVKLYLVDKPYISLLRVESHTDNATPNAQNLSEKRALAICKRLVELGVDCKRLIATGFGANKPIADNSTPVGKVQNRRINFINVAIKDRVIGGLPTNGGGVVAGDVCKN; encoded by the coding sequence ATGAAACAGCTCTTCTTCATTATACTCACTGTGTTATCATTTAAAGCATATGGGCAAAAACCATATCAATTACAAGGTAGTGAAGTGCTAACTGGTAAAGAGATTATTTTCAAAACTGGAATTGCAGAATTAGAAAAAAGCAGTGATGAGGCATTGCAAATTGTAAAACTTTACCTTGTTGATAAGCCCTATATTTCTTTACTAAGGGTTGAATCTCATACCGATAACGCAACCCCAAATGCTCAAAATTTATCGGAGAAAAGAGCATTGGCTATTTGCAAAAGGCTTGTTGAATTGGGTGTGGATTGCAAAAGACTTATTGCAACTGGCTTTGGGGCAAATAAACCTATTGCAGATAATTCTACACCTGTAGGCAAAGTTCAAAATAGAAGGATTAATTTCATTAATGTTGCCATAAAAGATAGGGTTATTGGCGGCTTGCCAACTAATGGCGGTGGCGTAGTTGCTGGAGATGTTTGCAAAAACTAA
- the lpxK gene encoding tetraacyldisaccharide 4'-kinase, with protein MIKYLRLFLLPFSVIYGFIILLRNKLYDWGIFKSTKFDLPVICIGNLVVGGAGKTPTTEYLVRLLADYKIAILSRGYGRETKGFLLADKSSTAKTIGDEPMQYFQKFTNITVAVCEDRVFGINQLKNSHDVILLDDAYQHRAVKAGFNLLLFDYASTKKFQFMLPAGNLREPWRNYDRAQAVLVTKTPLPLNMVDQIEVRRKIDTRIDQRISFSSIKYGELTQVLTKEIKANIANFQIFLITGIANTKPLKGYLEQISPNLHQFEYPDHHQFTVENINQLKKAFNEHPAKEKIIITTEKDSQRLLGDNLKDLLLNLPIYYLPIEIELAPKDKFTFDKNILDYVANHKRIS; from the coding sequence ATGATTAAATACCTACGACTTTTCCTGCTACCTTTTTCTGTAATTTATGGTTTCATCATCCTGTTAAGGAATAAACTATATGATTGGGGCATTTTTAAATCTACTAAATTCGACTTGCCTGTAATTTGCATTGGTAATTTAGTAGTTGGTGGTGCTGGGAAAACTCCCACAACAGAATATTTAGTTAGGCTTTTGGCAGATTATAAAATAGCTATTTTAAGTAGGGGATATGGCCGCGAAACAAAAGGTTTTTTACTGGCGGATAAAAGCTCAACAGCGAAAACAATAGGTGATGAACCCATGCAATACTTCCAAAAATTTACAAACATCACAGTTGCGGTTTGTGAGGATAGGGTTTTTGGAATCAATCAACTAAAGAATAGTCATGATGTGATTTTGCTCGATGATGCGTATCAGCACAGAGCTGTAAAAGCTGGCTTTAACTTGTTGCTTTTTGATTATGCCAGCACCAAGAAGTTTCAATTTATGCTGCCAGCAGGTAATTTAAGAGAACCTTGGCGCAATTATGATAGGGCACAAGCTGTATTGGTAACCAAAACGCCACTGCCTTTAAATATGGTGGACCAAATTGAGGTACGAAGAAAAATAGACACTAGAATTGACCAGCGTATATCTTTTTCATCTATTAAGTACGGAGAACTTACGCAAGTACTTACCAAAGAAATTAAGGCTAACATCGCTAATTTTCAGATTTTCTTGATTACAGGAATTGCTAATACGAAGCCATTAAAAGGTTATTTGGAGCAGATTTCGCCAAACCTCCATCAATTCGAATATCCAGACCATCATCAATTTACAGTAGAAAATATTAATCAGTTAAAAAAGGCGTTTAACGAACATCCTGCTAAAGAAAAAATCATAATTACAACAGAAAAGGATAGTCAACGTTTATTAGGTGATAATTTAAAAGATTTACTGTTAAATTTGCCGATATACTATCTTCCAATTGAAATAGAATTGGCGCCAAAAGATAAATTTACCTTTGATAAAAATATATTAGACTATGTTGCAAACCATAAAAGAATCAGTTGA
- a CDS encoding purine-nucleoside phosphorylase translates to MLQTIKESVEYLKRKIGEFEPEVGIVLGTGLGGLVKDIEVVHSIMYSSIPNFPISTLEFHSGKLIFGTLKGKKVVAMQGRLHYYEGYSMQQITFPIRVLNALGIKTLFVSNAAGSLNPAFKKGDLMIINDHINLQPESPLRGLNDSDLGPRFPDMSQPYNRNLIAEGLEIAKAENITCHQGVYCAVTGPNLETKAEYKYLRIIGGDAVGMSTVPEIIVANHMGLPVFAISVLTDEGFPEDLQPFNLEEILETAAQAEPKMTQILSQLIATL, encoded by the coding sequence ATGTTGCAAACCATAAAAGAATCAGTTGAGTATCTAAAACGTAAAATAGGAGAGTTTGAGCCTGAAGTTGGAATTGTATTGGGTACAGGACTTGGTGGTTTAGTGAAAGATATTGAAGTTGTGCATAGTATTATGTATTCAAGCATTCCTAACTTTCCAATTTCTACATTAGAATTTCATTCAGGCAAGTTAATCTTCGGAACTTTAAAAGGTAAAAAAGTAGTCGCCATGCAAGGCAGATTGCACTATTACGAAGGTTATTCGATGCAACAAATTACTTTTCCAATAAGGGTTTTAAATGCTTTAGGTATCAAAACCTTATTTGTTTCCAATGCTGCCGGTTCATTAAATCCAGCATTTAAAAAAGGTGATTTGATGATTATCAATGACCATATCAACTTGCAACCAGAAAGTCCGCTTCGTGGTTTAAACGATTCAGATTTAGGTCCTCGTTTTCCAGACATGAGCCAGCCTTATAATCGTAACTTAATTGCCGAAGGATTAGAAATTGCCAAAGCAGAAAATATAACTTGTCACCAAGGCGTTTACTGTGCTGTAACGGGCCCAAATTTAGAAACCAAGGCAGAGTACAAATATTTAAGAATTATTGGTGGAGATGCAGTTGGAATGAGCACTGTACCAGAAATTATTGTGGCAAACCACATGGGATTACCAGTTTTCGCTATTTCGGTTTTAACTGATGAAGGCTTCCCTGAAGACTTACAACCCTTTAATTTAGAAGAGATTTTAGAAACTGCCGCACAAGCAGAACCAAAAATGACACAAATCCTTAGCCAGCTTATTGCTACATTATAA
- a CDS encoding putative porin, translating into MRKIIASITFCLLVFCFANSFAQDLKTNINNNKDLDSLRKKEEGGADSVVFNSKFVRYTSYKLTKDSIRTIPIDTGLTGIQNFSPIAQPRRPTVGTGLLGLAATSMLFEPSRTIGFDAGFHALDFYTLNHDDIRFYQARSPFTRLYYVSGSDKEQVLQLLHTQNIKKNWNAGAQFNRIGANGDYFHQRGDDLNASVFTWYQSTNKRYNLWADAVFNTLKAQENGSILKEGIFEPTGETLVDKLAEPTRLRTAKQLFRKTSLMLKQTYFVGRIDSTGVSTAQNILPTNKITYTLTYAKNAYSFKKDEDDAYNVLPKGLVDDIFTNDSTNVMHVQNEFVYSFFLRAKGSSFIKNELKIDAGIRHDFYDYKQYGLLRDTTKYYDHTSAFQNITLLGTLGYRFSNRLDLNLDVQQIFQGENAGDFMYEAKSNLLLSNKFGRITLGAYLQNKSPEEVFRRYYGNHYRWNLTSVLDRTKTASASFGYVNDKYKFDAAVNYYLITDYLYFAQNGSNGIIPTQKSGDINLLKISAGKKFTYKSFHLDAYVVYQKTDSKNILRTPEVYTFNSLYKDQTFFKVFKTQIGIDVRYNTPYNNLSYSPAASQFYNGDAIALGTKPVVDVWVKAGLRRANLFLKYDYVNQGLFNGGFYTVNKYPMPDRLLKFGVSWNFYD; encoded by the coding sequence ATGCGTAAAATAATTGCATCCATCACATTTTGTCTTTTGGTTTTTTGCTTTGCAAATTCTTTTGCGCAAGATTTAAAAACTAATATCAATAACAATAAAGACTTAGATTCCTTAAGGAAAAAGGAAGAAGGTGGTGCAGATTCTGTAGTTTTCAATTCGAAATTTGTTAGGTACACCTCTTATAAATTAACTAAAGACAGCATCAGGACAATTCCTATTGACACGGGCTTAACTGGAATTCAGAATTTTAGTCCAATTGCTCAACCTCGCAGACCAACTGTTGGAACTGGGCTTTTAGGTTTAGCTGCAACATCAATGTTATTTGAGCCCTCAAGAACAATAGGGTTCGATGCTGGTTTTCACGCTCTAGATTTTTACACGTTAAACCATGATGACATTAGATTTTATCAAGCTCGCTCCCCGTTTACAAGATTGTATTATGTAAGTGGTTCTGATAAAGAACAAGTTTTACAGCTTTTGCATACCCAAAATATCAAGAAAAACTGGAATGCAGGAGCTCAATTTAATCGTATAGGGGCAAATGGAGATTACTTCCATCAAAGAGGAGATGATTTAAATGCTTCGGTTTTTACATGGTACCAATCTACAAACAAAAGATATAACCTTTGGGCAGACGCTGTCTTTAATACGTTGAAGGCACAAGAAAATGGGTCAATATTAAAAGAAGGTATTTTTGAGCCTACTGGAGAAACATTGGTAGATAAATTAGCGGAACCTACTCGTTTAAGAACCGCAAAACAGCTATTTAGAAAAACATCCTTGATGTTAAAACAAACTTATTTTGTTGGTAGAATAGACAGTACAGGAGTAAGCACAGCCCAGAACATATTACCTACAAATAAGATTACCTACACCTTAACCTATGCAAAAAATGCATATTCCTTTAAAAAGGATGAGGATGATGCTTACAATGTTTTGCCAAAAGGTTTAGTGGATGATATTTTTACTAACGACTCTACCAACGTGATGCACGTACAAAATGAATTTGTTTATAGTTTCTTTTTGCGAGCAAAAGGCAGTTCATTTATTAAAAATGAATTGAAAATTGATGCAGGTATTAGACATGATTTTTACGATTATAAACAATACGGTCTATTAAGAGATACAACTAAATATTACGACCATACTTCAGCATTTCAGAACATTACCTTGTTGGGAACTTTAGGTTATAGATTTAGCAATCGTTTAGATTTAAATTTAGATGTTCAACAGATTTTTCAAGGAGAAAATGCTGGTGATTTTATGTACGAAGCCAAGAGTAATCTTTTACTAAGCAATAAATTTGGCCGAATTACTTTAGGAGCTTACCTGCAGAATAAATCACCAGAAGAAGTTTTTAGAAGATATTACGGCAATCATTATAGATGGAATTTAACAAGTGTTCTAGATAGAACAAAAACCGCTAGTGCGTCTTTCGGTTATGTGAATGATAAATACAAGTTTGATGCAGCTGTAAATTATTATCTCATTACAGATTATCTATATTTCGCACAAAATGGTTCTAATGGTATTATTCCAACACAAAAAAGCGGAGATATCAATTTGCTTAAAATAAGCGCAGGTAAAAAGTTTACTTACAAAAGCTTTCACCTAGATGCTTATGTTGTTTATCAAAAAACTGACAGCAAAAATATCTTGAGAACTCCTGAAGTTTATACTTTTAATAGTTTGTACAAAGACCAAACCTTCTTTAAGGTGTTCAAAACGCAAATAGGTATCGACGTGAGATATAACACGCCTTATAATAATCTTTCTTACTCTCCCGCGGCTAGTCAGTTTTATAATGGCGATGCTATAGCTTTGGGAACAAAACCAGTGGTTGATGTTTGGGTTAAAGCTGGATTGCGCAGGGCGAATTTATTCTTAAAATACGACTATGTTAATCAAGGGTTGTTTAATGGAGGTTTTTATACCGTAAACAAATATCCAATGCCAGATAGGTTATTGAAGTTTGGCGTAAGTTGGAATTTTTACGATTAA
- a CDS encoding asparagine synthetase B has product MFLKKYILLFTILLLSVVAKASSILIYMDEGQKNHLKAYGIAYWSIKQQADVDWLLNYRGGSFLVKYAKVVEDECKVRGVSYEILADGKVNAILNEINNPDVNMEMVKLEKTPKIAVYSPKSKLPWDDAVTLVLTYAEIPYDIIYDDEILKDKLTSYDWLHLHHEDFTGQYGRFWSSFRNATWYREDVKYQEAAAKRNGFKKVSEMKLAVAKHIKEFCAGGGFLFAMCSGTDSFDIALAAEGIDIAESMFDGDGTDVNAQQKLDYSKSVAFKDFRLDMNPERYEFSDIDATQTRNFNESNDYFTLFDFSAKWDLVPTMLTQDHDKVIKGFMGQTTAFKKNLVKPNVTVLGENKGGNEVRYLHGEIGKGQFTFYGGHDPEDYQHQVNDPPTDLSLHPNSAGYRLILNNVLFPAAKKKPQKT; this is encoded by the coding sequence ATGTTTCTGAAAAAATATATTTTATTATTTACAATTCTCCTCCTTTCTGTAGTGGCAAAGGCTTCATCTATCTTAATTTACATGGATGAAGGTCAGAAAAACCACTTAAAGGCTTATGGCATTGCCTATTGGAGCATTAAACAGCAAGCAGACGTAGACTGGCTTTTAAATTACCGAGGCGGAAGTTTCTTAGTTAAATATGCTAAGGTTGTTGAAGATGAATGTAAGGTTCGCGGTGTTTCTTATGAGATTTTAGCAGACGGGAAAGTGAATGCGATTCTAAATGAAATCAATAATCCTGATGTAAATATGGAAATGGTAAAATTGGAGAAAACTCCCAAAATTGCCGTTTATTCTCCCAAAAGTAAGTTGCCGTGGGATGATGCTGTAACGTTGGTATTAACCTATGCCGAAATTCCTTACGATATTATTTACGATGATGAAATTTTAAAAGACAAATTAACCAGTTACGACTGGTTGCACTTACACCATGAAGATTTTACTGGCCAATATGGGCGCTTTTGGAGTTCTTTTAGAAATGCAACCTGGTACCGAGAAGATGTAAAATATCAAGAAGCGGCAGCCAAAAGAAATGGATTTAAGAAAGTTTCTGAAATGAAACTGGCAGTAGCTAAACACATTAAAGAATTTTGCGCTGGCGGAGGCTTTCTTTTTGCCATGTGTTCTGGAACAGATAGCTTTGATATTGCACTTGCAGCAGAAGGTATAGACATAGCAGAAAGTATGTTTGATGGTGATGGAACTGATGTTAATGCACAACAAAAGTTAGACTATAGCAAAAGTGTTGCCTTTAAGGATTTTAGATTAGACATGAATCCTGAACGATATGAATTTTCGGATATAGATGCAACCCAAACTAGAAATTTTAACGAAAGCAATGACTACTTTACCTTATTCGATTTTTCTGCGAAATGGGATTTAGTCCCTACCATGCTTACCCAAGACCACGACAAAGTGATTAAGGGTTTTATGGGCCAAACTACTGCTTTTAAAAAGAATTTAGTTAAACCTAACGTTACGGTTTTAGGAGAGAATAAAGGTGGTAATGAAGTCCGTTATTTACATGGTGAAATAGGCAAAGGGCAATTTACTTTTTATGGTGGTCACGACCCAGAAGACTACCAACATCAAGTAAACGACCCACCAACAGATTTAAGCCTACACCCAAATTCTGCAGGGTATCGTTTGATATTAAATAATGTTTTATTCCCTGCTGCAAAGAAGAAACCACAGAAGACTTAG